Proteins co-encoded in one Kribbella solani genomic window:
- a CDS encoding NADH-quinone oxidoreductase subunit A, producing the protein MSDSYGVVAAVVALGLVGLLGAFALNRALTVTYPTEGKLKTYESGVDPVGEGWAQVHIRYYLFAYLYVIFAVDAIYLFPWATIFATLGVSTLIEMFVFLAFVTVGLLYAYRKGVLRWT; encoded by the coding sequence GTGTCGGACAGCTATGGCGTCGTCGCCGCGGTGGTCGCGCTCGGCCTGGTCGGGCTGCTCGGCGCGTTCGCGCTGAACCGGGCGCTGACGGTCACTTATCCGACCGAGGGCAAGCTCAAGACGTACGAGTCAGGCGTCGACCCGGTCGGCGAGGGCTGGGCCCAGGTCCACATCCGGTACTACCTGTTCGCGTACCTGTACGTGATCTTCGCGGTCGACGCGATCTACCTGTTCCCGTGGGCGACCATTTTCGCCACCCTCGGCGTCTCCACCCTGATCGAGATGTTCGTCTTCCTCGCCTTCGTCACGGTCGGCCTGCTGTACGCGTACCGCAAGGGCGTTCTGCGCTGGACCTGA
- a CDS encoding dipeptidase translates to MNLHQDALVADGHNDLLMLVARRPKEVWPEYFRERWLPQLRTGGIDVQVLPVFIDAEFRPEGALRETLRMIEAAHRIAEKNADQVMLCTAPGDIAAATEADRIALVLALEGCPQIDTDLELLQTLHRLGVRMVSFTHFGRSALGDGSGEDAAGSRLTHAGVEAVGLLEELGVLIDVSHVGRAGTEHILELATKPVVASHSSAYALREHHRNLTDDQLRAIAATGGVVCVNFFAGFLTADEKPTVDHLADHLLHVLEVAGEDHVGFGSDFVAEVFGEKIPACDRPVIIQGLDAELYVPGLEGPAGMPLVTDALLRRGVPETTIRKVIGENLIRVLSLE, encoded by the coding sequence ATGAACCTGCATCAGGACGCGCTGGTCGCGGACGGGCACAACGATCTGCTGATGCTGGTCGCGCGGCGGCCGAAGGAGGTCTGGCCGGAGTACTTCCGCGAGCGCTGGCTGCCGCAGCTGCGCACCGGCGGGATCGACGTCCAGGTGCTGCCGGTCTTCATCGACGCCGAGTTCCGGCCCGAGGGCGCGCTGCGCGAGACGCTCCGGATGATCGAGGCCGCGCACCGGATCGCCGAGAAGAACGCGGACCAGGTGATGCTGTGTACGGCGCCCGGCGACATCGCGGCGGCGACCGAAGCGGACCGCATCGCGCTGGTGCTCGCACTGGAGGGCTGCCCGCAGATCGACACCGACCTCGAACTGCTGCAGACGCTGCACCGGCTCGGCGTCCGGATGGTGTCGTTCACGCACTTCGGCCGGAGCGCGCTCGGTGACGGTTCCGGCGAGGACGCGGCGGGCAGCCGGCTCACCCACGCCGGCGTCGAGGCGGTCGGCCTGCTCGAAGAGCTCGGCGTACTGATCGATGTCTCGCACGTCGGCCGCGCTGGTACCGAACACATCCTGGAGCTCGCGACCAAGCCGGTCGTCGCCTCCCACTCCAGCGCGTACGCGCTCCGCGAGCACCACCGGAACCTGACCGACGACCAGCTGCGCGCGATCGCCGCGACCGGCGGCGTGGTGTGCGTGAACTTCTTCGCCGGGTTCCTGACCGCCGACGAGAAGCCGACCGTCGACCACCTCGCCGACCACCTGCTGCACGTTCTGGAGGTCGCGGGGGAGGACCACGTCGGCTTCGGCAGCGACTTCGTCGCGGAGGTGTTCGGCGAGAAGATCCCGGCCTGCGACCGGCCGGTGATCATCCAGGGCCTGGACGCCGAGCTGTACGTACCCGGCCTGGAAGGCCCGGCCGGGATGCCGCTGGTCACCGACGCCCTGCTCCGCCGAGGGGTGCCGGAGACGACGATCCGCAAGGTCATCGGCGAGAACCTGATCCGTGTGCTCTCCCTGGAGTGA
- a CDS encoding serine hydrolase domain-containing protein, which produces MQSWLDSNLAELITKHGVPAASVAVLADGGVSTAAAGVLNLNTGVEATADSVFQIGSITKLWTTTLIMQLVAEGKVELDRPARAYLPEFTLADETAGAVITVRQLLTHTSGFSGDAFTPTSRGDDAVELFVRDVLPGLAQEIPPGAGFSYNNSGFVVLGRIAEVLRGKPFHELIREHIGVPLELKQLATIPDEALLYRSALGHIAPKPDESLQAAPIWSLVHGMAPAGSLLAMSARDLLAFGRAYLDATLLDRATVDQLWEPQVDVPLMDGFPRHWGLGWMIFDVEGGRMYGHDGGTVGQSAFFRLVPERGVAVVLLTNGGGTAALYDELVGEILRETAGIVLPKRSVPPTEPVEISAELVTGRYTGVVTESTISVEDGEFWVVDEAITEAGRLLLPEPERTRLVALDDSRLIAAEPERGTHEVLAFREPIDGRASYLFRGGRLTPRSH; this is translated from the coding sequence GTGCAGAGCTGGCTCGACAGCAACCTCGCGGAACTGATCACCAAGCACGGCGTGCCCGCCGCCTCGGTCGCGGTGCTGGCCGACGGTGGGGTGAGTACGGCGGCGGCCGGCGTACTGAACCTGAACACCGGCGTCGAGGCGACGGCCGACTCGGTGTTCCAGATCGGCTCGATCACCAAGCTGTGGACAACCACGCTGATCATGCAGCTGGTCGCCGAAGGAAAGGTCGAGCTCGATCGGCCGGCACGCGCGTACCTGCCCGAGTTCACGCTCGCCGACGAGACCGCCGGCGCGGTGATCACGGTCCGGCAGTTGCTCACGCACACCAGCGGGTTCTCCGGCGATGCCTTCACGCCGACCTCCCGTGGCGACGACGCGGTCGAGTTGTTCGTACGCGACGTGCTGCCCGGTCTGGCGCAGGAGATTCCGCCGGGCGCGGGGTTCTCGTACAACAACTCCGGCTTCGTGGTGCTCGGGCGGATCGCGGAGGTGCTGCGGGGGAAGCCGTTCCATGAGCTGATCCGGGAGCACATCGGCGTACCGCTGGAGCTGAAGCAGCTCGCGACGATCCCGGACGAGGCCTTGCTGTACCGGTCCGCGCTCGGCCACATCGCGCCCAAGCCGGACGAGTCGCTCCAGGCCGCGCCGATCTGGAGCCTGGTACACGGGATGGCGCCGGCCGGGTCCTTGCTGGCGATGAGCGCGCGCGACCTGCTCGCGTTCGGCCGCGCGTACCTGGACGCGACGCTGCTCGATCGGGCGACGGTGGATCAGCTGTGGGAACCGCAGGTCGACGTACCGCTGATGGACGGCTTCCCGCGGCACTGGGGTCTCGGCTGGATGATCTTCGACGTCGAGGGCGGCCGGATGTACGGGCACGACGGCGGCACGGTCGGCCAGTCGGCGTTCTTCCGGCTGGTGCCCGAGCGGGGCGTCGCGGTCGTCCTGCTGACCAACGGCGGCGGCACGGCCGCCCTGTACGACGAGCTGGTCGGCGAGATCCTCCGCGAAACCGCGGGGATCGTACTCCCGAAGCGCTCGGTGCCACCGACCGAACCGGTCGAGATCTCGGCGGAGCTGGTCACCGGGCGGTACACCGGCGTGGTGACCGAGTCCACGATCAGTGTCGAGGACGGCGAGTTCTGGGTGGTCGACGAGGCGATCACCGAGGCGGGCCGGTTGCTGCTGCCGGAGCCGGAGCGGACCAGGCTGGTCGCGCTCGACGACTCCCGGCTGATCGCCGCCGAGCCGGAGCGTGGTACGCACGAGGTGCTGGCCTTCCGGGAGCCGATCGACGGTCGCGCGAGCTATTTGTTCCGGGGTGGGCGGCTCACGCCTCGTAGTCACTGA
- a CDS encoding helix-turn-helix transcriptional regulator has translation MDDVPWTSTPLVGRSSEMAALLSAVDDAKTRRAGAVLLSGDAGVGKTRLLDEVATGAHERGFGVLVGHCTDFGDAGLPYQPFSEIFGRLAGDRPDLVDSVLTNFPAIGRLLPAHRLLSAQPAPQEGQLDRAALFDAVLGAFTALSTSEPILVIIEDAHWADDSTRDLIGFLITRLTSQRLALVVSYRSDDLHRRHPLRRPIAEWSRNPRVRRVNLLPLDADEARTLLHSLLTEPLPAAEERRILERAGGNAFFTEELAAAASMGDGDAVPPDLADLLLVRLDPLSDDARQVARVIAVAGRRVPHTVMTAVAGLPDRELDEALRELIDAHIIDVPTSDRYYFRHALLAEAVYDDLLPGERVRLHAAYVQALHDETVNGTAAELAGHATRSHNLPVAFEARVRAGEEAISVAAPQEGLKHYELALELFPNRAPDNSIDKTWLIVQTATAATLSSQHLRAVKILRKALADLPPDAPKLERAQLLLPLADIALVIDQDQESNEAVSQALKLVNDEPASVFKAQVASLYARVSDALGRPMEAERWAHKALEIAREAGQESAASDAGITLAQLRRRAGDPETAAKQLEEAAVRAQLTGDPAAEVRSRFLLGSTHYEQGDLLNAKAALSFATKRAGELGRQWAAYGFDARRMLALTQFILGEWDDAATTARTDSMTPGAAAAALRGLEFSVRGGRGDTKVAEEFVLSRKWWDLDIMLPIIGLQPAVDAYRQLDQPAEAEKLIADVSAMCADVFQTEWFLARIRFATLGLQLLCHRAVGEPSAAADLVRRGAELVALGQATAEKGLPPGRLMGVEGLAWLARLESEWDRLRWLAGVDAPTPEEHVAAWQRTTDAFGYGYVFEQAWSRVRLSAALRAAGRVAEANEQTALAAEVGRELRSKPLLEEAGGVEAGSASALTSRESEVLRLLAEGRTNRQLARELYISEKTVSVHVSNILGKLGVRSRTEAAAVARRDGLLD, from the coding sequence ATGGACGACGTGCCCTGGACTTCGACACCTCTCGTCGGCCGCTCGAGCGAGATGGCCGCCCTGCTGAGCGCCGTTGACGACGCCAAAACCCGCCGGGCGGGTGCCGTGCTGCTGTCCGGCGACGCCGGTGTCGGCAAGACCCGGCTGCTGGACGAGGTGGCCACCGGCGCCCACGAGCGCGGTTTCGGCGTACTCGTCGGGCACTGCACCGACTTCGGTGACGCCGGCCTGCCGTACCAGCCGTTCTCCGAGATCTTCGGCCGGCTGGCCGGTGACCGCCCCGATCTCGTCGACAGCGTGCTGACGAACTTCCCGGCCATCGGCCGCCTGCTGCCGGCGCACCGCCTGCTCAGCGCCCAGCCGGCGCCGCAGGAGGGCCAGCTGGACCGGGCCGCCCTGTTCGACGCCGTGCTCGGCGCCTTCACCGCGCTGTCCACCAGCGAGCCGATCCTGGTGATCATCGAGGACGCCCACTGGGCCGACGACTCGACCCGGGACCTGATCGGTTTCCTGATCACCCGGCTGACCTCGCAGCGGCTGGCGCTGGTCGTCTCGTACCGTAGCGACGACCTGCACCGCCGGCACCCGCTCCGCCGCCCGATCGCCGAATGGTCGCGGAATCCCCGGGTCCGCCGCGTCAACCTGCTCCCGCTGGACGCCGACGAGGCGCGTACGCTGCTGCACTCGCTGCTCACCGAGCCGCTGCCCGCGGCCGAGGAGCGGCGGATTCTGGAGCGGGCCGGTGGCAACGCGTTCTTCACCGAGGAGCTGGCGGCGGCCGCGTCGATGGGCGACGGCGACGCCGTGCCGCCGGATCTGGCTGATCTGTTGCTGGTCCGCCTCGACCCGCTGTCCGACGACGCGCGCCAGGTCGCGCGGGTGATCGCGGTCGCCGGGCGGCGCGTGCCGCACACCGTGATGACCGCCGTGGCGGGCCTGCCGGACCGTGAGCTGGACGAGGCGCTGCGCGAGCTGATCGACGCGCACATCATCGACGTACCGACCAGCGATCGGTACTACTTCCGGCACGCGCTGCTCGCCGAAGCGGTGTACGACGATCTGCTGCCCGGTGAACGAGTCCGGTTGCACGCGGCGTACGTACAGGCGCTGCACGACGAGACCGTGAACGGGACGGCGGCCGAGCTGGCCGGTCACGCCACCCGGTCGCACAACCTGCCGGTCGCCTTCGAGGCCCGTGTACGGGCGGGTGAGGAGGCCATCTCGGTCGCCGCGCCGCAGGAGGGCCTGAAGCACTACGAGCTGGCGCTGGAGCTCTTCCCGAACCGTGCGCCCGACAACTCGATCGACAAGACCTGGCTGATCGTCCAGACCGCGACCGCCGCGACGCTGTCCTCGCAGCACCTGCGCGCGGTCAAGATCCTCCGCAAGGCGCTGGCCGACCTCCCGCCGGACGCGCCGAAGCTGGAGCGGGCGCAGCTGCTGCTGCCGCTGGCCGACATCGCCCTGGTGATCGACCAGGACCAGGAGTCCAACGAGGCCGTTTCGCAGGCGCTGAAGCTGGTCAACGACGAACCGGCCAGCGTGTTCAAAGCACAGGTCGCCTCGCTGTACGCCCGGGTGTCCGACGCGCTCGGGCGGCCGATGGAGGCGGAGCGCTGGGCGCACAAGGCGCTCGAGATCGCCCGCGAGGCCGGTCAGGAGTCGGCGGCGAGCGACGCCGGCATCACCCTCGCGCAGCTGCGGCGCCGGGCCGGCGACCCGGAGACGGCCGCGAAACAACTCGAGGAGGCAGCGGTCCGGGCGCAGCTCACCGGCGATCCGGCCGCCGAGGTGCGGAGCCGGTTCCTGCTCGGGTCGACGCACTACGAGCAGGGCGACCTGCTGAACGCGAAGGCGGCGCTGTCCTTCGCCACCAAACGTGCCGGTGAGCTCGGCCGGCAATGGGCCGCGTACGGGTTCGACGCCCGGCGGATGCTCGCGCTTACCCAGTTCATCCTCGGCGAGTGGGACGACGCGGCCACTACCGCCCGGACCGACTCGATGACGCCCGGGGCGGCCGCGGCGGCGCTGCGTGGCCTGGAGTTCTCGGTCCGCGGCGGGCGTGGTGACACCAAGGTCGCCGAAGAGTTCGTGCTGTCCCGCAAGTGGTGGGACCTGGACATCATGTTGCCGATCATCGGACTGCAGCCGGCCGTGGACGCGTACCGGCAGCTCGATCAGCCGGCCGAGGCGGAGAAGCTGATCGCGGACGTGTCGGCGATGTGCGCGGACGTGTTCCAAACCGAGTGGTTTCTGGCCCGCATCCGGTTCGCCACGCTTGGTCTGCAGTTGCTGTGCCACCGCGCCGTCGGTGAGCCGTCGGCCGCGGCGGACCTGGTCAGGCGCGGCGCGGAGCTGGTCGCGCTGGGGCAGGCGACCGCCGAGAAGGGGTTGCCGCCCGGCCGGTTGATGGGGGTCGAAGGGCTCGCCTGGCTGGCTCGGCTGGAGTCCGAGTGGGACCGGTTGCGGTGGTTGGCCGGAGTGGACGCGCCGACGCCCGAGGAGCACGTGGCCGCGTGGCAGCGGACCACGGACGCGTTCGGGTACGGGTATGTGTTCGAGCAGGCGTGGTCGCGGGTTCGGTTGTCCGCGGCGCTGCGGGCGGCCGGGCGGGTCGCCGAGGCGAACGAGCAGACCGCGCTGGCGGCCGAGGTCGGGCGCGAGTTGCGGTCGAAGCCGCTGCTGGAGGAGGCCGGTGGTGTCGAGGCCGGCAGTGCGAGTGCGCTGACGTCACGGGAGAGTGAGGTGCTCCGGCTGCTCGCGGAAGGCCGGACGAACCGGCAGCTCGCGCGGGAGCTGTACATCAGCGAGAAGACGGTCAGCGTGCACGTGTCGAACATCCTCGGCAAGCTCGGCGTCCGCTCCCGCACCGAAGCCGCCGCCGTAGCCCGCCGCGACGGCCTCCTCGACTGA
- a CDS encoding GntR family transcriptional regulator: MIALKHERVARVLAREIKSGVVRRGAQLPGEVELAKRFAVSRNTVRAALAVLAADELITTMTGKGSYVRFDGRPLDGRLGWTHALSEQGVETRMRTVRIELEHDRALAGQLGLATSEFVVIERVRQLTDGTPISLERSRLPAAAAFRDLPERGLDDNSISTTLNRAGLYLDHCEQHLRGRPLTSTECRHLERPPGTWFLHTLRTSWTATETFAEHADELLDPNHYELTLSYRTQ; the protein is encoded by the coding sequence ATGATCGCGCTCAAACACGAGCGGGTGGCCCGGGTGCTGGCGCGGGAGATCAAGTCCGGCGTCGTACGCCGCGGCGCGCAACTGCCCGGTGAGGTCGAGCTGGCGAAACGGTTCGCGGTCAGCCGGAACACCGTCCGCGCCGCGCTCGCCGTCCTGGCCGCCGACGAACTGATCACCACGATGACCGGCAAAGGCTCGTACGTACGCTTCGACGGCCGGCCGCTGGACGGGCGTCTCGGCTGGACGCACGCGCTGTCGGAACAGGGCGTGGAGACGCGGATGCGGACGGTACGGATCGAGCTGGAGCACGATCGAGCGCTGGCCGGTCAGCTCGGTCTCGCGACCTCCGAGTTCGTCGTGATCGAACGCGTCCGGCAGCTCACCGACGGTACGCCGATCTCCCTCGAACGCAGCCGGCTCCCGGCCGCCGCCGCCTTTCGCGACCTGCCCGAACGCGGGCTCGACGACAACTCGATCAGTACCACCCTGAACCGCGCCGGCCTCTACCTGGACCACTGCGAGCAGCACCTCCGCGGCCGGCCGCTGACCAGCACCGAGTGCCGGCACCTGGAACGCCCACCCGGCACCTGGTTCCTGCACACCCTCCGCACCAGCTGGACCGCCACCGAAACCTTCGCCGAACACGCCGACGAACTCCTGGACCCCAACCACTACGAACTGACCCTCTCCTACCGCACTCAGTAG
- a CDS encoding purine-cytosine permease family protein has protein sequence MTGQVEQQQSRALVVESNGLNVIADADRKGRPAQLFWPWFGANVSVLGLSYGAFALGFGISFWQAVIAGLIGVVFSFLLCGLIALAGKRGSAPTMVLSRAAFGVRGNKLPSLVSWLLTVGWETVLTILATLATATVFERLGWGGGTLTKVIALVVVGALTVACGVLGFDLIMRAQTVITVVTGVLTVVYIVLVADRIHWSTVSALPSGSAQAMIGALVFLMTGFGLGWVNAAADYSRYLPRRASSRGVVGWTTFGGSVAPVVLLIFGLLLAGSSEELSKAISADPIGALAAALPTWFLVPFVIVAVLGLVGGAVLDIYSSGLALLSLGLPVPRYVAAFIDGVVMIGGTIYVVFYGGEFLAQFQGFLITLGVPIAAWCGIMLADIAARRRDYAEDDLYDSRGRYGDVRALPVITMVVATGIGWGLVTNTLASWLQWQGYLLGAFGLGGKGGAWAYANLGVLAALVIGFGAQWFGGRTSVRRQETA, from the coding sequence ATGACGGGTCAGGTCGAGCAGCAGCAGTCCCGGGCGCTCGTGGTGGAGAGCAACGGGCTGAACGTGATCGCCGACGCGGACCGTAAGGGCCGGCCGGCGCAGTTGTTCTGGCCGTGGTTCGGGGCCAACGTTTCGGTGCTCGGGCTCAGCTACGGCGCGTTCGCGCTCGGCTTCGGGATCTCGTTCTGGCAGGCGGTGATCGCCGGGCTGATCGGGGTGGTGTTCTCGTTCCTGCTCTGCGGCCTGATCGCGCTGGCCGGCAAGCGTGGTTCGGCGCCGACGATGGTGCTCAGCCGGGCGGCGTTCGGCGTCCGCGGCAACAAGCTGCCCTCGCTGGTGTCCTGGCTGCTCACGGTCGGCTGGGAGACCGTGCTGACCATTCTCGCGACCCTCGCGACCGCGACCGTGTTCGAGCGGCTCGGGTGGGGCGGCGGCACGCTGACGAAGGTGATCGCGCTGGTCGTGGTCGGCGCGCTCACGGTGGCCTGCGGCGTACTCGGGTTCGACCTGATCATGCGCGCCCAGACCGTGATCACCGTGGTCACCGGCGTACTCACGGTCGTCTACATCGTCCTGGTCGCGGACCGGATCCACTGGAGTACGGTCTCCGCGCTGCCGAGCGGATCGGCTCAGGCGATGATCGGCGCCTTGGTGTTCCTGATGACCGGCTTCGGGCTCGGCTGGGTGAACGCGGCCGCCGACTACTCGCGGTACCTCCCGCGGCGGGCGTCGAGTCGCGGGGTGGTCGGCTGGACCACGTTCGGCGGTTCGGTGGCGCCGGTCGTGCTGCTGATCTTCGGTCTGCTGCTCGCGGGATCGTCGGAGGAGCTCAGCAAGGCGATCAGCGCCGACCCGATCGGCGCGCTGGCGGCGGCGCTGCCGACCTGGTTCCTGGTGCCGTTCGTGATCGTCGCGGTGCTCGGCCTGGTCGGTGGCGCGGTGCTGGACATCTACTCGTCCGGGCTCGCGCTGCTCTCGCTCGGGCTGCCGGTGCCGCGGTACGTCGCCGCGTTCATCGACGGCGTGGTGATGATCGGCGGGACGATCTACGTCGTGTTCTACGGCGGCGAGTTCCTGGCCCAGTTCCAGGGGTTCCTGATCACGCTCGGCGTACCGATCGCGGCCTGGTGCGGGATCATGCTGGCCGACATCGCGGCCCGGCGGCGCGACTACGCCGAGGACGACCTCTACGACTCCCGCGGCCGGTACGGGGACGTCCGCGCGCTGCCCGTGATCACCATGGTCGTTGCCACCGGCATCGGCTGGGGCCTGGTCACGAACACGCTCGCGTCCTGGCTGCAATGGCAGGGCTACCTGCTCGGCGCGTTCGGTCTCGGCGGCAAGGGCGGCGCCTGGGCGTACGCGAACCTCGGCGTACTTGCCGCGCTGGTGATCGGCTTCGGGGCGCAATGGTTCGGCGGAAGGACCTCCGTGCGCCGGCAGGAAACCGCATGA